The Lycium barbarum isolate Lr01 chromosome 10, ASM1917538v2, whole genome shotgun sequence genome includes a region encoding these proteins:
- the LOC132613695 gene encoding disease resistance protein RPP13-like isoform X2, whose protein sequence is MVDAIVSFAVEKLGDFLAQEVGLRLSIREDVQWLTEELQLMQSFLIDAEEKQSEDRKVQQWVFQINSFANDAVAILETYNFEAGRYSDDGFASRLKACACICRKETKFHKVGKEIQSLKQRITDITRKRDTYGIRSIDNIAGEGPSNRPNNRPSTLRDTTSYVDDQDHIFVGFQDVVERLLDELLKKEPRRHAISIYGMGGLGKTTLARNLYKTPNIVSSFPTRAWVCVSQEYNTPDLLRSIIKSVRGCSNETLEMLDKMTERDLESHLRDLLEQQKYLVVVDDVWHRESWESLKRAFPDSKNGSRVIITTRNGDVAERADDRGFVHKLRYLDPEESWDLFCKKLLDPQVMVSTMESLARDMVDKCGGLPLAIVVLSGLLLHKKGPENWQNVKDHLWKNIREDSVHISHILSLSYNDLSTVLKRCFLYFGIFPEDSEIDADNIMRMWLAEGFIQRGKERMRMEDVAKGFLNELIRRSLVQVAHIHWEEVTTCRIHDLLRDLAVKKALEVNFFDIYDPIERTISSSCLRHVIHGQAQTYLSLDLSNLKLRQPQGFTDT, encoded by the exons ATGGTTGATGCCATTGTGTCATTTGCAGTTGAAAAACTGGGCGATTTCCTCGCCCAAGAAGTTGGCTTGCGTTTAAGTATAAGAGAGGATGTGCAGTGGCTGACTGAGGAGCTGCAGCTCATGCAATCTTTCCTCATTGATGCAGAGGAAAAGCAAAGTGAAGATAGAAAAGTGCAACAATGGGTGTTTCAAATCAACTCTTTTGCTAATGACGCTGTCGCTATACTGGAGACTTACAACTTCGAGGCTGGTAGATATAGTGACGATGGATTTGCAAGTCGTCTGAAGGCTTGCGCTTGCATCTGTAGGAAGGAGACCAAATTCCACAAAGTTGGCAAGGAGATTCAATCACTCAAACAGCGAATCACGGACATCACTCGCAAACGAGACACTTATGGTATTAGAAGTATTGATAATATTGCAGGAGAAGGGCCAAGTAATCGGCCAAACAATCGGCCAAGTACACTGAGGGACACTACCTCCTATGTGGATGATCAGGATCACATTTTTGTTGGCTTTCAAGATGTTGTAGAAAGACTGCTGGATGAACTTCTCAAAAAAGAGCCTCGTCGTCACGCCATCTCCATTTATGGAATGGGTGGATTAGGCAAGACCACTCTAGCGAGAAACCTCTAcaaaactcctaatatagtcTCTAGCTTCCCAACACGTGCTTGGGTATGTGTTTCTCAAGAATATAATACCCCAGATCTCCTTCGAAGTATCATAAAATCTGTTCGAGGCTGCAGCAATGAAACACTTGAAATGTTGGACAAGATGACTGAGAGAGATCTAGAAAGTCACCTTCGGGATCTGCTGGAACAGCAAAAATACCTTGTGGTGGTCGATGATGTATGGCATAGAGAATCTTGGGAAAGTCTGAAAAGAGCATTCCCGGATAGCAAGAATGGCAGCAGAGTTATCATTACCACGCGGAACGGGGATGTTGCCGAAAGAGCAGATGACAGAGGTTTTGTCCATAAACTCCGTTACCTTGACCCAGAAGAGAGTTGGGACCTCTTTTGCAAGAAACTACTCGATCCTCAGGTAATGGTCTCAACAATGGAAAGTCTAGCTAGAGATATGGTGGACAAGTGTGGAGGCTTACCTCTCGCAATTGTTGTTTTGAGCGGGCTGCTTTTGCATAAAAAGGGGCCAGAAAATTGGCAAAATGTGAAGGACCACCTTTGGAAGAATATTAGAGAAGACTCTGTTCATATCTCCCACATACTATCATTGAGCTACAATGATTTGTCAACTGTGCTCAAGCGGTGTTTTCTTTACTTTGGTATTTTTCCAGAAGATAGTGAGATCGATGCTGACAACATAATGCGGATGTGGCTGGCGGAGGGTTTCATACAAAGAGGGAAAGAAAGAATGAGAATGGAGGATGTCGCTAAAGGCTTCTTGAATGAGCTGATAAGACGAAGCTTGGTTCAAGTGGCACATATACATTGGGAAGAAGTTACTACATGTAGGATTCATGATCTTCTTCGGGATCTTGCTGTAAAAAAGGCATTGGAGGTAAACTTCTTTGACATTTATGATCCAATAGAGCGCACTATATCCTCCTCATGTCTCAGACATGTCATTCATGGTCAAGCACAAACGTACCTCTCACTTGACCTTTCTAACTTGAAGTTAAG GCAACCTCAAGGATTTACAGACACTTGA
- the LOC132613695 gene encoding disease resistance protein RPP13-like isoform X1, with product MVDAIVSFAVEKLGDFLAQEVGLRLSIREDVQWLTEELQLMQSFLIDAEEKQSEDRKVQQWVFQINSFANDAVAILETYNFEAGRYSDDGFASRLKACACICRKETKFHKVGKEIQSLKQRITDITRKRDTYGIRSIDNIAGEGPSNRPNNRPSTLRDTTSYVDDQDHIFVGFQDVVERLLDELLKKEPRRHAISIYGMGGLGKTTLARNLYKTPNIVSSFPTRAWVCVSQEYNTPDLLRSIIKSVRGCSNETLEMLDKMTERDLESHLRDLLEQQKYLVVVDDVWHRESWESLKRAFPDSKNGSRVIITTRNGDVAERADDRGFVHKLRYLDPEESWDLFCKKLLDPQVMVSTMESLARDMVDKCGGLPLAIVVLSGLLLHKKGPENWQNVKDHLWKNIREDSVHISHILSLSYNDLSTVLKRCFLYFGIFPEDSEIDADNIMRMWLAEGFIQRGKERMRMEDVAKGFLNELIRRSLVQVAHIHWEEVTTCRIHDLLRDLAVKKALEVNFFDIYDPIERTISSSCLRHVIHGQAQTYLSLDLSNLKLRSVMFFSFCELSLIKLHNQFQHIYVLYLDSRGGSISKLPDAIGSLCHLKFLRLKGIPVLPSSIGNLKDLQTLDLQENNGHPCELPPETANLVNLRHLLGPYSNPLKRINKLTSLQVLRGICCDQWRDVNPADLVSLRELSMDHIKKSYSLNNIRSLKNLTTLKLHCELSESFPALEFLSPCQKLQKLGLEGSIEKLPRSNPFPKSITMMILEYSELMEDPMPILGMLPNLRDLQLLHGAYIGKEITCSDNSFSHLEFLGLRSLHNLERWHLAASAMPLIKGLRIDRCPMLNEIPQRMKDVERF from the coding sequence ATGGTTGATGCCATTGTGTCATTTGCAGTTGAAAAACTGGGCGATTTCCTCGCCCAAGAAGTTGGCTTGCGTTTAAGTATAAGAGAGGATGTGCAGTGGCTGACTGAGGAGCTGCAGCTCATGCAATCTTTCCTCATTGATGCAGAGGAAAAGCAAAGTGAAGATAGAAAAGTGCAACAATGGGTGTTTCAAATCAACTCTTTTGCTAATGACGCTGTCGCTATACTGGAGACTTACAACTTCGAGGCTGGTAGATATAGTGACGATGGATTTGCAAGTCGTCTGAAGGCTTGCGCTTGCATCTGTAGGAAGGAGACCAAATTCCACAAAGTTGGCAAGGAGATTCAATCACTCAAACAGCGAATCACGGACATCACTCGCAAACGAGACACTTATGGTATTAGAAGTATTGATAATATTGCAGGAGAAGGGCCAAGTAATCGGCCAAACAATCGGCCAAGTACACTGAGGGACACTACCTCCTATGTGGATGATCAGGATCACATTTTTGTTGGCTTTCAAGATGTTGTAGAAAGACTGCTGGATGAACTTCTCAAAAAAGAGCCTCGTCGTCACGCCATCTCCATTTATGGAATGGGTGGATTAGGCAAGACCACTCTAGCGAGAAACCTCTAcaaaactcctaatatagtcTCTAGCTTCCCAACACGTGCTTGGGTATGTGTTTCTCAAGAATATAATACCCCAGATCTCCTTCGAAGTATCATAAAATCTGTTCGAGGCTGCAGCAATGAAACACTTGAAATGTTGGACAAGATGACTGAGAGAGATCTAGAAAGTCACCTTCGGGATCTGCTGGAACAGCAAAAATACCTTGTGGTGGTCGATGATGTATGGCATAGAGAATCTTGGGAAAGTCTGAAAAGAGCATTCCCGGATAGCAAGAATGGCAGCAGAGTTATCATTACCACGCGGAACGGGGATGTTGCCGAAAGAGCAGATGACAGAGGTTTTGTCCATAAACTCCGTTACCTTGACCCAGAAGAGAGTTGGGACCTCTTTTGCAAGAAACTACTCGATCCTCAGGTAATGGTCTCAACAATGGAAAGTCTAGCTAGAGATATGGTGGACAAGTGTGGAGGCTTACCTCTCGCAATTGTTGTTTTGAGCGGGCTGCTTTTGCATAAAAAGGGGCCAGAAAATTGGCAAAATGTGAAGGACCACCTTTGGAAGAATATTAGAGAAGACTCTGTTCATATCTCCCACATACTATCATTGAGCTACAATGATTTGTCAACTGTGCTCAAGCGGTGTTTTCTTTACTTTGGTATTTTTCCAGAAGATAGTGAGATCGATGCTGACAACATAATGCGGATGTGGCTGGCGGAGGGTTTCATACAAAGAGGGAAAGAAAGAATGAGAATGGAGGATGTCGCTAAAGGCTTCTTGAATGAGCTGATAAGACGAAGCTTGGTTCAAGTGGCACATATACATTGGGAAGAAGTTACTACATGTAGGATTCATGATCTTCTTCGGGATCTTGCTGTAAAAAAGGCATTGGAGGTAAACTTCTTTGACATTTATGATCCAATAGAGCGCACTATATCCTCCTCATGTCTCAGACATGTCATTCATGGTCAAGCACAAACGTACCTCTCACTTGACCTTTCTAACTTGAAGTTAAGGTCAGTTATGTTCTTCTCTTTTTGTGAGTTAAGTCTTATAAAGCTCCATAATCAGTTCCaacatatatatgtgttgtaCTTGGATTCTCGTGGTGGCAGTATATCTAAATTACCTGATGCCATAGGAAGTTTGTGCCATCTCAAGTTCTTAAGATTGAAAGGTATCCCTGTTCTTCCCTCCTCCATAGGCAACCTCAAGGATTTACAGACACTTGATCTCCAAGAAAACAATGGACACCCATGCGAACTACCCCCCGAGACAGCCAACCTAGTAAATCTAAGACATTTACTTGGTCCATATTCAAACCCTCTGAAACGTATAAACAAACTCACAAGTCTTCAAGTTCTTAGAGGCATTTGTTGTGATCAGTGGCGAGATGTTAACCCTGCTGATTTAGTCAGTCTTCGAGAATTAAGCATGGATCATATTAAGAAATCTTACTCCCTAAACAACATTCGCAGCTTGAAAAACCTTACCACTCTCAAATTGCATTGTGAACTTAGTGAATCATTCCCAGCCCTAGAATTTCTTAGTCCTTGTCAAAAGCTTCAGAAATTGGGGTTAGAAGGGAGTATAGAAAAACTGCCCCGGTCAAACCCATTTCCAAAATCAATCACAATGATGATCCTTGAGTATTCAGAACTCATGGAAGATCCGATGCCTATTCTGGGAATGTTGCCAAACCTAAGGGATCTCCAATTATTACACGGAGCTTATATTGGAAAAGAAATTACCTGCAGTGATAACAGCTTCAGTCATCTGGAGTTCCTTGGTCTTCGTAGTCTTCACAACCTAGAAAGATGGCATTTAGCCGCAAGTGCAATGCCTCTGATTAAAGGTCTTCGTATCGATCGCTGTCCAATGCTAAACGAGATTCCCCAAAGAATGAAAGACGTGGAGAGGTTTTAA